Proteins encoded by one window of Astatotilapia calliptera chromosome 13, fAstCal1.2, whole genome shotgun sequence:
- the LOC113035085 gene encoding uncharacterized protein LOC113035085: protein MELRIATAYMNRAFDWPQIKTDDAKALHSYSLFLTGCNNAMQDISQLQEMEIPTNLRVIVSKLPYKMREKASAFDIQETSGRRAKFSDLVRFINRQAKIAADPLFGDIKDAEDKAKSFANMRMTRSSRQRGSTFATSVTQAANERSSEINKSASCHTSNAFQKRCIYCEKLHTLAECQKVRNQPYKERLEFLKAKGLCFACLTQGHLSKDCKKRSLCEYCSKRHPSMLHWTREEDSKADDCIQRNVSDIPTTSDETHSSGRICGATGAGKGIHVLSIVPVSVKLKKANKLIETYAFMDNGSQATFCSEKLMRQLGVEGKKTKFMLRTMGQEKMVTSYHLSGLEVCGLNENTYIQ from the coding sequence ATGGAACTGAGAATTGCAACTGCCTACATGAACAGAGCATTTGATTGGccacaaatcaaaacagatgATGCAAAGGCTCTTCATAGCTATTCACTGTTTCTCACTGGTTGTAACAATGCAATGCAAGACATCAGTCAACTGCAAGAGATGGAGATCCCCACGAACCTCAGAGTTATTGTCTCTAAACTGCCAtacaaaatgagagaaaaagccTCTGCTTTTGACATTCAAGAAACAAGTGGAAGGAGAGCAAAGTTCTCAGATCTGGTCAGATTCATAAACAGACAAGCAAAAATAGCTGCAGATCCTTTGTTTGGTGACATTAAGGATGCTGAAGATAAAGCAAAGTCGTTTGCAAATATGAGAATGACTAGATCATCCAGGCAAAGGGGAAGCACATTTGCTACAAGTGTAACACAAGCTGCAAATGAAAGGTCATCTGAAATTAATAAAAGTGCTTCTTGTCACACTAGCAATGCCTTCCAGAAACGATGCATATACTGTGAAAAACTGCATACACTGGCAGAATGTCAAAAGGTCAGAAACCAGCCTTACAAAGAAAGACTAGAGTTCCTTAAAGCAAAGGGTCTGTGCTTTGCATGTCTGACACAAGGTCATCTGAGTAAGGACTGTAAGAAAAGATCATTGTGTGAGTACTGCTCTAAGAGACATCCAAGTATGCTTCATTGGACAAGGGAGGAGGACAGTAAGGCAGACGATTGCATCCAGAGAAATGTCTCAGACATTCCCACAACAAGTGATGAAACACACAGTTCAGGCAGAATTTGTGGAGCCACAGGGGCCGGAAAAGGCATTCATGTGTTATCGATCGTTCCTGTGTCGGTTAAGTTAAAGAAAGCCAATAAGTTGATTGAGACTTATGCATTCATGGACAATGGGAGCCAAGCcacgttttgttcagaaaagcTGATGAGACAACTGGGTGTAGAAGGTAAGAAGACAAAATTCATGCTTCGCACAATGGGACAAGAAAAGATGGTGACAAGTTATCACCTGTCAGGATTAGAAGTGTGTGGTTTAAATGAGAACACCTATATACAGTAG